A DNA window from Thalassospiraceae bacterium LMO-JJ14 contains the following coding sequences:
- a CDS encoding radical SAM protein translates to MVHEKVRNDEESDLNMAKLDKLLVYPRPTQDSPVKLTPLSILYPGALYESQGLQVGYFDDRFDPPEMLEEMIADAEEVAVSAFTGYQVGRAAEILKLAKRIKPSVTTGVGGHHARILPDQVLAEPFVDRVYPDRVYGEHLFPYNERTKHMFARGDVQYFTSRGCPFPCTFCALSSPWSPKDLGELDRELKIIHNDVGFDEISFSDPNIGFGAWKDENGKSQRLDRVERVRQIGRIMRELNVQWDGNIRSPYLSPEMVDALVESNCFSLEIGCESGNDYFLRKVIRKGHGVKTIREAARNVAGSGISVMYSFITGMPRETDEMRQDTYDLIDWIKQTDPAARISVYQFAPYPGSPMYDEAVAGIDGFPAFNPPTTMEGWGKLRLMLSPIYWIAGLNFRLDNTRKNFPGEDWALIEPYVNMARDKWRRRDFSEFPTDDVEALISAQVMKHNRSSAELSNVRV, encoded by the coding sequence ATGGTCCATGAAAAGGTACGTAATGATGAGGAGAGTGACTTAAACATGGCAAAATTAGATAAACTGCTAGTTTATCCTCGCCCTACGCAGGATTCTCCGGTGAAGCTAACACCGCTTTCGATCCTTTATCCTGGTGCTTTGTACGAAAGCCAAGGGCTGCAGGTTGGTTATTTCGATGACCGCTTCGACCCGCCGGAAATGCTCGAGGAAATGATCGCAGATGCCGAAGAAGTGGCGGTATCCGCCTTTACCGGCTATCAGGTCGGACGCGCTGCGGAAATCCTGAAACTGGCCAAACGGATCAAACCATCGGTCACCACCGGTGTCGGTGGGCACCATGCCCGTATCTTGCCGGACCAGGTCCTGGCAGAGCCTTTTGTCGACCGCGTCTACCCTGACAGGGTCTATGGCGAGCACCTTTTCCCATACAATGAACGCACAAAGCATATGTTTGCCCGTGGCGATGTACAGTACTTTACCTCGCGTGGCTGCCCGTTCCCCTGCACGTTCTGCGCGCTCAGCTCACCTTGGTCCCCCAAGGATCTTGGAGAACTCGACCGCGAACTCAAGATCATCCATAACGACGTCGGCTTTGATGAAATTTCATTCTCCGACCCCAACATCGGCTTTGGGGCCTGGAAAGACGAAAATGGAAAAAGCCAACGCCTGGATCGCGTTGAACGGGTGCGCCAAATCGGCAGGATTATGCGCGAGCTTAACGTACAATGGGATGGCAATATCCGCAGCCCGTATCTGTCCCCGGAAATGGTAGATGCCTTGGTGGAATCGAACTGCTTCTCGCTTGAGATAGGTTGCGAGTCCGGCAATGACTACTTCCTGCGCAAGGTCATCCGCAAGGGACATGGCGTCAAAACCATCCGCGAGGCGGCCCGCAACGTGGCGGGGTCTGGCATTTCGGTGATGTACAGCTTCATCACCGGCATGCCGCGTGAAACCGATGAAATGCGCCAGGACACGTATGATCTGATCGATTGGATCAAGCAGACCGATCCGGCGGCCCGCATCTCGGTCTACCAGTTCGCCCCGTATCCGGGCAGCCCTATGTATGATGAAGCCGTTGCCGGTATCGACGGTTTTCCGGCATTCAATCCGCCGACCACGATGGAGGGTTGGGGCAAGCTGCGCCTGATGCTATCTCCGATTTACTGGATTGCCGGGCTGAACTTCCGTCTCGACAACACGCGCAAAAACTTCCCGGGCGAGGATTGGGCGCTGATCGAGCCGTATGTCAACATGGCTCGCGACAAATGGCGCCGCCGTGATTTCAGCGAATTCCCGACCGACGATGTCGAAGCGCTGATTTCTGCTCAGGTCATGAAGCACAATCGGAGCTCCGCCGAGCTATCGAACGTCCGGGTTTAA
- a CDS encoding N-acetylneuraminate synthase family protein — MSIISRFDIGPYSVGADSPPFIISEAGINHCGDLDRAFEMVEVAKKADVSAIKFQTFKAEEFVSSPEATYTYTSQGKEITEPQLEMFKRHEFTYEQWQSLREHCLKTDIMFLSTPQNRSDLDMLLPLGLQAIKVGSDDFTNLPQLRDFASAGLPMIVSCGMADLSDVHNALEALGTFEGTPTVLLLCTSQYPTPPEEVNLSRLSTLKAAFPGLPIGFSDHTQGPLASSIASSMGASVFEKHFTLSHDLPGPDHWFSDNPEELKGWVDGILRARTIMGSPVVRASAKELAMRSICRRSIVALRDIAQGERLTPSNTGLRRPGDGLPPALLDQVLDCVAARPIAAGSLIGLADFSA; from the coding sequence ATGAGTATCATCTCTCGCTTCGACATCGGCCCCTATAGCGTCGGGGCAGATTCCCCGCCATTCATCATTTCAGAGGCCGGCATCAACCATTGCGGAGACCTGGACCGGGCGTTCGAGATGGTCGAAGTGGCCAAGAAAGCCGACGTCAGTGCCATCAAGTTCCAGACGTTCAAGGCGGAGGAATTCGTCAGTTCCCCCGAAGCCACCTACACATACACCAGCCAGGGCAAGGAGATCACCGAGCCCCAACTGGAAATGTTCAAGCGCCATGAGTTTACGTATGAGCAATGGCAAAGCCTGCGCGAACATTGCCTGAAGACGGACATCATGTTCCTGTCGACGCCGCAAAACCGATCTGATCTAGACATGCTGCTGCCGTTGGGTCTGCAGGCGATCAAGGTCGGATCGGACGACTTCACCAACCTGCCCCAGTTGCGTGACTTCGCCTCTGCTGGATTGCCGATGATCGTGTCCTGTGGCATGGCCGATCTGTCGGATGTTCACAATGCGCTTGAGGCCCTTGGTACGTTCGAGGGAACGCCGACAGTGTTGCTTCTGTGCACTTCGCAGTACCCGACACCTCCGGAGGAAGTGAACCTTTCCCGTCTGTCGACCTTGAAGGCCGCCTTTCCAGGGCTGCCCATCGGCTTTTCGGACCACACGCAGGGACCGTTGGCGTCGTCCATCGCCAGTTCCATGGGCGCTTCGGTGTTCGAGAAGCACTTCACCCTCAGCCACGACCTGCCTGGACCGGACCACTGGTTCTCGGACAATCCGGAGGAATTGAAAGGTTGGGTGGATGGAATTCTTCGGGCCAGAACCATCATGGGCAGCCCGGTGGTTAGGGCATCGGCAAAGGAACTTGCCATGCGCAGCATCTGCCGCCGCAGCATCGTCGCCCTTCGGGACATCGCGCAGGGAGAACGCCTGACGCCCAGCAACACCGGCCTGCGCCGTCCCGGCGACGGGCTTCCGCCAGCCCTGCTGGATCAGGTACTCGATTGTGTCGCCGCTCGCCCGATTGCCGCCGGCAGCTTGATCGGCCTTGCCGATTTTAGCGCATGA
- the pseG gene encoding UDP-2,4-diacetamido-2,4,6-trideoxy-beta-L-altropyranose hydrolase, with amino-acid sequence MLSATPLNTTSQRLRGIPNVASASIFFRPDASFGVGSGHVIRCLALATALRERGGRCVFAVTREALDAVPSLATSEHDILPLADGKDPATLAEAVGETIDWLVVDHYGLGADYHNACRPWTKRIMAIDDVPCRSHACDLLLDQTRDRQAADYAPWVPSDSKVLAGTAYALLRPAFARKRSRALVKKHNELQRILVSFGGSDPDGMTERTARAIAERLPNVALDVVIGSHWPEATELAARLSILPSVVIHRDPPDMSELMVRADLAVGAAGSMSWERCTLALPSVLIVAADNQVDIATGLAQAGAAWIEAPLNADTHHRIADAVVHLSGAPSSLADMARHASEICDGAGAGRTAAVMLSSEWKDQDHA; translated from the coding sequence GTGTTGTCCGCAACGCCTTTGAACACAACGAGCCAGAGATTGAGGGGTATACCGAACGTGGCCAGCGCTTCCATCTTCTTTCGCCCTGACGCTTCATTCGGTGTCGGGAGCGGGCACGTGATCAGGTGCCTTGCCTTGGCAACGGCACTGCGTGAACGAGGGGGGCGGTGCGTTTTTGCGGTAACGCGCGAAGCCCTGGACGCTGTTCCTTCCCTGGCAACATCGGAACATGACATTCTGCCTTTGGCCGACGGCAAGGATCCCGCCACCCTGGCCGAGGCCGTGGGCGAGACAATCGATTGGCTGGTCGTTGATCATTATGGCCTGGGGGCCGATTACCATAACGCCTGCCGCCCTTGGACGAAGCGGATCATGGCCATTGACGACGTACCCTGCCGATCCCATGCCTGCGACCTGCTGCTCGATCAAACACGCGACAGGCAGGCCGCCGACTATGCGCCATGGGTGCCATCGGACAGCAAGGTACTTGCCGGCACCGCCTACGCCCTGCTGCGCCCGGCCTTTGCAAGAAAACGATCCCGGGCATTGGTAAAGAAGCATAATGAACTGCAGCGGATACTGGTGAGTTTCGGCGGCAGCGACCCTGATGGCATGACCGAACGCACCGCACGTGCGATCGCCGAGCGCCTTCCAAATGTGGCCCTTGATGTGGTCATCGGATCGCATTGGCCGGAAGCGACTGAGCTTGCTGCGCGGCTTTCGATCCTACCGTCGGTCGTGATTCATCGCGATCCGCCGGACATGTCAGAACTGATGGTGCGGGCCGACCTCGCCGTTGGCGCTGCAGGCTCGATGTCTTGGGAGCGGTGTACCCTTGCGTTACCTTCGGTACTTATTGTAGCAGCAGACAATCAGGTGGATATCGCAACCGGCCTGGCCCAAGCCGGCGCGGCATGGATCGAGGCGCCTCTGAACGCCGATACCCACCATCGGATTGCCGACGCCGTTGTGCATTTGAGCGGCGCGCCTTCGTCTTTGGCCGATATGGCCCGGCACGCCTCGGAAATCTGCGATGGTGCCGGCGCCGGCCGTACCGCTGCCGTGATGCTTTCTTCAGAGTGGAAAGATCAAGATCATGCCTGA
- a CDS encoding glycosyltransferase family protein — MSRAVAVVQARLGSTRLPGKVLMDLNGRSVLGRVLERCLAIPGIAAVVCATTDDENGALVAAEAENCGAFAFRGSEADVLDRMVGAARTQAADIVLRVTADCPAIDPEVCGAVLRLLQDTGAAYATNNMPPSWPHGLDVEAMRMVDLEESWRTAHDPDTREHVTLDLRSRDGVSRVNLLGPGGDATDHRWTLDTADDLRFFQTLFTRLPEGAAGFPWRAVEQAVRQPTDISGLNTHQDSHRVVRNAFEHNEPEIEGYTERGQRFHLLSP, encoded by the coding sequence ATGAGCCGGGCCGTCGCGGTTGTGCAGGCGCGGTTGGGCTCGACCCGTCTGCCCGGCAAGGTGCTGATGGACCTGAACGGGCGCAGCGTGCTTGGCCGGGTTCTGGAGCGCTGCCTGGCGATACCCGGTATCGCGGCTGTAGTATGCGCCACAACGGATGATGAAAACGGGGCGCTTGTTGCCGCGGAAGCGGAAAATTGCGGCGCCTTCGCCTTCCGCGGTTCCGAGGCCGATGTGCTTGACCGGATGGTCGGCGCCGCTCGTACCCAGGCCGCCGACATCGTACTTCGGGTGACGGCCGATTGCCCGGCAATCGATCCCGAAGTGTGCGGCGCGGTGTTGCGCTTGTTGCAGGATACCGGCGCGGCTTATGCGACCAACAACATGCCTCCCTCCTGGCCGCACGGACTGGATGTGGAAGCCATGCGTATGGTCGATCTTGAAGAATCCTGGCGCACCGCCCACGACCCAGACACCCGTGAGCATGTCACCCTGGATCTTCGCAGCCGCGATGGGGTTTCCAGGGTCAATCTGCTGGGCCCGGGCGGCGACGCAACGGACCACAGATGGACCCTGGATACAGCAGATGACCTGCGGTTTTTTCAGACCCTGTTCACCCGCCTTCCCGAGGGCGCCGCGGGCTTTCCCTGGCGCGCAGTGGAACAGGCTGTGCGCCAGCCGACTGATATCAGCGGCCTGAACACCCATCAGGACTCGCACCGTGTTGTCCGCAACGCCTTTGAACACAACGAGCCAGAGATTGAGGGGTATACCGAACGTGGCCAGCGCTTCCATCTTCTTTCGCCCTGA
- the pseC gene encoding UDP-4-amino-4,6-dideoxy-N-acetyl-beta-L-altrosamine transaminase: MGERPFLPYGRQSIDEDDIAAVRQVLEGDFLTTGPAVEAFERALAQAVKAPEAIVCANGTAALHLATMALDLGPGDAAVVPAVTFLATANVIRFTGAEVVFADVDPNTGLMGAKELEQAIARTDKDLRLRVALPVHLNGQCADPVDISSVASVHGLDIIEDACHSLGTEYADGMSVGACHHARMSCFSFHPVKTVAMGEGGAITTRDPALGERLRLLRNHGMERDPDKLLQTDEAFDDEGKRHPWYYEMQAPGYNYRACDLQCALGTSQLSKLPRFAARRRALMDLYDRLLAPHANMVRPVTRVADCRPVLHLYPVLIEFDRLGLSRDDLMRQLAEAGIGTQVHYLPVHRQPYYRRRYGEIPLPGADAYHARVLSLPFYSDLEDSDVERVVDILIGALKS; encoded by the coding sequence GTGGGCGAACGTCCGTTCCTACCCTATGGGCGACAAAGCATCGACGAGGACGATATCGCCGCTGTTCGCCAGGTCCTGGAAGGGGATTTCCTAACCACAGGCCCAGCCGTGGAGGCGTTCGAACGAGCGCTGGCGCAGGCAGTAAAGGCGCCAGAAGCGATAGTCTGCGCGAATGGAACGGCCGCGTTGCACCTGGCCACGATGGCCCTCGATCTGGGACCTGGGGATGCGGCTGTCGTGCCTGCGGTGACCTTCCTCGCCACTGCGAATGTCATTCGTTTTACCGGTGCCGAAGTCGTGTTCGCCGATGTCGACCCGAATACAGGCCTGATGGGGGCCAAAGAGTTGGAACAGGCGATTGCCCGTACCGACAAGGATTTGCGGCTTCGTGTGGCCCTGCCGGTGCATCTGAACGGGCAGTGCGCCGATCCCGTCGACATATCTTCCGTGGCGTCAGTCCATGGCCTGGACATCATTGAAGACGCCTGCCATTCCCTGGGCACCGAGTATGCTGACGGCATGTCGGTTGGGGCGTGCCACCATGCACGTATGTCTTGTTTTTCGTTTCATCCGGTCAAGACCGTGGCCATGGGTGAAGGCGGGGCAATTACGACCCGCGATCCGGCGCTGGGCGAACGTCTGCGTTTACTTCGCAACCATGGCATGGAACGCGATCCGGACAAGTTGTTGCAGACCGACGAGGCCTTTGACGACGAAGGCAAACGCCACCCCTGGTATTACGAGATGCAAGCGCCTGGCTACAATTATCGGGCCTGCGATCTGCAATGCGCCCTCGGCACCAGCCAGCTTTCAAAGCTTCCACGTTTCGCCGCGCGGCGCCGTGCCTTGATGGATTTGTATGACCGTTTGCTTGCCCCGCACGCCAATATGGTGCGTCCGGTCACCCGCGTTGCAGATTGTCGTCCCGTACTGCACCTCTATCCGGTGTTGATCGAATTCGACCGGCTGGGCCTTTCGCGTGACGACTTGATGCGACAATTGGCCGAGGCGGGCATCGGCACTCAGGTTCATTATCTGCCGGTTCATCGTCAGCCCTACTATCGTCGTCGATACGGCGAAATCCCGTTGCCGGGGGCCGATGCCTATCATGCACGCGTGCTAAGTCTGCCTTTTTATTCGGACCTCGAGGACAGCGACGTGGAACGGGTCGTCGATATCTTGATCGGCGCGTTGAAATCATGA
- the pseB gene encoding UDP-N-acetylglucosamine 4,6-dehydratase (inverting) yields MPVNFDGSSVLVVGGTGSFGQVFVKTILERYSVNRLIVFSRDELKQYEMSNRIEFRGRPEMRYFIGDVRDANRLNFAMREVDYVIHAAALKHVPAAEYNPSECILTNIIGAQNVIQAALSADVKKVIALSTDKACNPINLYGATKLASDKLFAAANNLAGGRGTRFSVVRYGNVIGSRGSIIPYFKQLIDEGAEALPITDPRMTRFWISLQQGVDFVIDMLGQMTGGEVFVPKIPSMNIVDLAHAVAPDMPHKIVGIRPGEKLHEIMISSDDSKNVLDCGSHYIIKPSFAFWDHVLQDPPGSQPVPEGFNYTSNGNTEWLDEDHIRNILSGS; encoded by the coding sequence ATGCCTGTGAATTTTGACGGTTCTTCTGTTCTTGTTGTTGGCGGGACAGGGTCGTTTGGCCAAGTGTTTGTTAAAACGATTCTCGAGCGGTATTCGGTCAATCGCTTAATCGTCTTTTCACGCGATGAACTCAAACAATACGAAATGTCCAACCGCATCGAATTCAGGGGCCGTCCCGAGATGCGTTATTTCATTGGCGACGTACGAGACGCCAACCGTCTGAACTTCGCCATGCGTGAGGTCGACTACGTCATTCACGCGGCGGCTCTTAAACATGTGCCCGCGGCGGAATACAATCCCAGCGAATGCATCCTGACGAATATCATAGGGGCGCAAAATGTTATCCAGGCAGCCCTGTCGGCCGACGTCAAAAAAGTCATCGCACTTTCTACCGACAAGGCTTGCAACCCCATCAACCTGTATGGCGCCACCAAACTGGCCTCGGACAAGCTGTTTGCTGCGGCGAACAATTTGGCGGGTGGGCGCGGCACCCGATTTTCCGTGGTACGATATGGCAATGTTATTGGCTCACGCGGCAGCATCATTCCCTACTTCAAACAGCTAATTGACGAGGGCGCTGAGGCGCTGCCAATTACAGACCCGCGCATGACTCGCTTCTGGATATCTCTGCAGCAGGGCGTTGATTTCGTCATCGACATGCTGGGACAGATGACCGGCGGCGAGGTGTTCGTACCGAAAATTCCAAGCATGAACATCGTCGACCTGGCCCATGCCGTAGCACCCGACATGCCGCACAAGATCGTGGGTATCCGTCCCGGCGAAAAGCTGCACGAGATCATGATCTCATCCGATGACTCCAAGAACGTGCTGGACTGCGGCAGTCACTATATCATCAAACCCTCTTTCGCTTTCTGGGACCACGTCTTGCAGGACCCGCCAGGATCGCAGCCGGTACCGGAGGGATTCAATTATACCAGCAACGGCAACACTGAATGGTTGGACGAGGATCATATCCGCAATATCCTCTCCGGTTCCTGA
- a CDS encoding ABC transporter ATP-binding protein, with protein MTENNDPLVRFDSVQKSYDGETLVVKDLNLDVAQGEFLTMLGPSGSGKTTCLMMLAGFEPATHGEIYLDNSPINNVPPHKRGIGMVFQNYALFPHMSVAENLAFPLEVRKAPKSEIEERVKKALDMVQLGAFGNRRPAQLSGGQQQRVAVARALVFDPVLVLMDEPLGALDKQLREQMQYEIKHIHENLGVTVVYVTHDQSEALTMSNRVAVFNDGVIQQLAPPDELYERPDNAFVAQFIGENNTLVGDIKELNGDTVTVDVNGSMIKALNVNTEGVGAKTTLSIRPERVIVNPSNEGDYPNVFKAKVEELIYLGDHIRTRASVCGDDEFVVKIANASALSAIKEGTEVTFGWKSEDCRALDAQ; from the coding sequence ATGACGGAAAACAATGATCCGCTCGTTAGATTCGATTCAGTACAAAAAAGTTATGATGGCGAAACACTCGTCGTAAAAGACCTAAATCTTGATGTGGCCCAAGGTGAGTTCCTCACCATGCTCGGCCCGTCCGGATCTGGGAAGACGACGTGCCTCATGATGCTTGCAGGATTCGAACCGGCGACGCATGGCGAAATATATCTGGATAATTCACCAATCAACAATGTACCGCCGCACAAACGTGGCATTGGAATGGTGTTCCAGAATTATGCACTTTTCCCTCACATGTCGGTGGCTGAAAATCTGGCGTTTCCGCTGGAAGTTCGCAAAGCCCCTAAAAGTGAAATCGAGGAGCGCGTTAAAAAGGCGCTCGATATGGTTCAGCTCGGTGCCTTTGGTAACCGGCGTCCTGCTCAGTTGTCGGGGGGGCAGCAGCAGCGTGTCGCGGTTGCGCGTGCACTGGTGTTCGATCCGGTTCTGGTGCTGATGGATGAGCCGCTGGGCGCGCTCGACAAGCAGCTGCGTGAGCAGATGCAGTACGAGATCAAACATATTCACGAAAACCTTGGCGTGACCGTTGTCTATGTGACGCACGATCAGTCCGAAGCCTTGACGATGTCGAACCGGGTTGCTGTCTTCAATGATGGCGTTATTCAGCAACTGGCGCCGCCGGATGAATTGTATGAACGCCCCGACAACGCCTTCGTCGCGCAGTTCATCGGCGAAAACAATACGCTCGTCGGCGATATCAAGGAATTGAACGGTGATACCGTTACGGTTGATGTCAACGGCTCCATGATCAAGGCGCTGAATGTTAATACCGAAGGTGTGGGGGCCAAGACCACACTGTCGATCAGGCCGGAGCGCGTTATCGTCAATCCGTCCAACGAGGGCGATTACCCGAACGTGTTCAAGGCCAAGGTCGAAGAACTCATTTACCTCGGCGACCATATCCGCACCCGGGCTTCTGTGTGCGGTGATGATGAATTCGTCGTCAAGATCGCTAACGCGTCCGCGCTTTCGGCGATCAAGGAAGGCACCGAGGTAACATTTGGCTGGAAATCTGAGGATTGCCGGGCGCTCGATGCACAATAG
- a CDS encoding ABC transporter substrate-binding protein, whose protein sequence is MITKLKMTTFVAAGALAFGAMAAAPASAESLTVVSWGGAYTKSQVEAYHKPFTKKTGIEILSENYSGGLAEIKAQVEAGSVKWDVVDVELSDAVRGCDEGLLEQIDPSILPPAPDGTPAADDFIDGSIFDCAVGSIVWSTIYAYDKSKFSGAMPTTMADFFDTKKFPGKRGMRKSPKANLEMALIADGVPNSKVYELLATPAGVDRAFKKLDTIKDSVVWWEAGAQPPQLLADGEVAMTTAYNGRIFNAIASENKPFDIVWDGQVFDLDLFVVVKGAPNKKAAMDFIAFATGTQPLADQASWISYGPVRKSSTPLIGKHAEAGIDMVPHMPTAPANFKTAIQNDFEFWADRQDELNNRFNSWLAN, encoded by the coding sequence ATGATTACTAAACTCAAAATGACGACTTTCGTGGCCGCGGGCGCACTTGCCTTCGGTGCGATGGCGGCAGCGCCGGCAAGCGCCGAAAGCCTGACCGTCGTTTCTTGGGGTGGTGCTTACACCAAGTCCCAGGTCGAAGCTTATCACAAGCCGTTCACCAAAAAGACCGGCATCGAGATTCTTTCCGAGAACTACTCGGGCGGTCTCGCCGAAATCAAAGCGCAGGTTGAAGCCGGCAGCGTGAAATGGGACGTTGTCGACGTTGAACTGTCGGATGCAGTCCGTGGTTGCGATGAAGGCCTGCTTGAGCAGATCGACCCTTCAATCCTGCCGCCGGCACCGGACGGTACCCCGGCTGCTGATGATTTCATCGATGGTTCGATCTTCGATTGCGCCGTCGGTAGCATCGTCTGGTCGACGATCTATGCGTATGACAAGTCAAAGTTCTCCGGTGCCATGCCGACGACGATGGCTGACTTCTTCGACACCAAGAAATTCCCGGGTAAGCGCGGCATGCGTAAATCGCCGAAGGCCAACCTGGAAATGGCTTTGATTGCCGATGGCGTGCCGAACAGCAAAGTTTATGAATTGCTTGCCACCCCGGCAGGTGTTGACCGCGCCTTCAAGAAACTCGACACGATTAAGGATTCCGTCGTTTGGTGGGAAGCCGGTGCCCAGCCGCCGCAGCTTTTGGCCGATGGTGAAGTCGCGATGACGACGGCATATAACGGCCGTATCTTCAATGCGATTGCGTCAGAGAATAAGCCGTTCGATATCGTCTGGGACGGCCAGGTCTTTGATCTTGATCTGTTCGTTGTCGTCAAAGGTGCGCCGAACAAAAAGGCCGCCATGGACTTCATCGCATTCGCAACCGGCACGCAACCTCTTGCTGATCAGGCTTCCTGGATTTCCTATGGCCCGGTCCGCAAGTCCTCGACGCCGCTGATCGGCAAGCATGCCGAAGCCGGTATCGATATGGTTCCGCACATGCCGACGGCGCCTGCCAACTTCAAAACGGCTATCCAGAACGATTTCGAGTTCTGGGCTGACCGTCAGGACGAGTTGAACAACCGCTTCAACTCCTGGCTGGCGAACTAA
- a CDS encoding ABC transporter permease — protein sequence MSELLTTVDGRPLKAALASAERTKRIRAVLLVMPLFIFIFFSFLYPIALMLYRSVENPLIAQHMPNTVAILENWDGKEVPGEEAFAALAKDLVTAREAREIGKVATRLNFETPGLRSVITGSARSAGKWKPPYKEKFIDRRKEWGDLTTWVTIKRLSPTITSVNYLAAIDRQYNVDGEIQMIGSDYQIYVDLFMRTMWMSIVVTVSCLVLGFPIAYMLASLPLRHSNLLMILVLLPFWTSLLVRTTSWIVLLQTQGVLNDLMVWTGIINDAQRIQLIFNAQGTVIAMTQILLPFMVLPLYSVMKTIPPSYLRAAESLGAHRFLAFWRVYVPNTLPGVGAGCLLVFILAIGYYITPALVGGQDGQMISNMIAFHMQKSLNWGLAAALGGILLGGVVILYWLYNKLVGIDRLKLG from the coding sequence ATGAGCGAACTTCTAACGACCGTCGATGGACGACCGCTTAAGGCAGCATTAGCCAGCGCTGAGCGCACAAAGCGAATTCGGGCCGTTCTTCTGGTCATGCCGCTTTTTATATTTATCTTTTTCTCTTTCCTTTATCCGATTGCTCTTATGCTGTACCGCTCGGTGGAAAACCCGCTGATTGCCCAGCACATGCCGAATACCGTCGCCATTCTTGAAAATTGGGATGGCAAAGAAGTTCCCGGTGAAGAAGCCTTTGCCGCACTTGCCAAAGATTTAGTGACAGCTCGTGAAGCCCGGGAAATCGGCAAGGTCGCGACGCGTCTGAATTTCGAGACGCCGGGGTTGCGGAGTGTCATTACCGGTTCGGCCCGCAGTGCGGGAAAGTGGAAACCGCCTTATAAAGAAAAATTTATCGACCGGCGCAAAGAGTGGGGAGATTTGACGACTTGGGTGACGATAAAGCGCCTGTCGCCGACAATCACCTCTGTGAATTATCTTGCTGCAATAGACCGCCAGTACAATGTGGACGGCGAGATCCAGATGATCGGTTCCGATTATCAGATTTATGTCGATCTGTTCATGCGTACGATGTGGATGAGTATCGTTGTTACCGTTTCGTGTCTGGTCCTCGGGTTCCCCATTGCATACATGCTGGCGAGTTTGCCGCTGAGGCATTCCAACTTATTGATGATTCTGGTTCTGCTGCCGTTCTGGACGTCATTGCTGGTGCGAACCACGTCATGGATTGTTTTGCTGCAGACCCAGGGTGTGTTGAACGACCTCATGGTCTGGACAGGCATCATCAACGACGCACAACGTATTCAGCTGATCTTCAACGCCCAGGGGACGGTCATCGCCATGACGCAGATTTTGCTGCCGTTTATGGTCCTGCCGCTCTATAGCGTGATGAAGACGATCCCGCCGAGTTATTTGCGCGCCGCAGAATCGCTGGGAGCTCACCGGTTTTTGGCGTTTTGGCGTGTTTACGTGCCGAACACGTTGCCGGGTGTCGGGGCGGGCTGCTTGCTGGTCTTCATTCTAGCCATCGGGTACTACATCACGCCGGCACTGGTCGGTGGTCAGGATGGCCAGATGATTTCCAACATGATTGCATTCCATATGCAGAAATCCCTCAACTGGGGACTTGCTGCTGCATTGGGCGGTATTCTGCTGGGGGGCGTTGTCATTCTCTACTGGCTGTATAACAAACTGGTCGGTATCGACCGTCTGAAGTTGGGGTAA